From the genome of Campylobacter concisus, one region includes:
- the ilvA gene encoding threonine ammonia-lyase has translation MVSLNKIIQAKITIGHFVNKTPFALSAKLSKNLGASIYLKEENLQRTGAYKIRGAYNKIASLSDEERKRGVVAASAGNHAQGVAISAKEFGVHACIIMPESTPLLKVAGTKDLGAEVILKGDNFDEAYAFAVNYAKDKGMTFVHPFNDEYVMAGQGTVGLEMLDEISDLDIVIVPVGGGGLASGVASCIKQVNPKTKVICVGAKGAPAMFNSYGARKSINSKSVRTIADGIAVRDASEITLANIIECVDEFVQVDDEEIATAILFLLETQKIVVEGAGAAGVAALMHDKIKFKKGAKIGVVLSGGNIDVQVLSIIIEKGLIKSHRKMTLQITLVDKPGALMSLTDSLKSANANIVKIDYDRFSTRLDYGDASITITLETKGLEHQEKIKEVLTKNGFSFTQLF, from the coding sequence ATGGTTTCACTAAATAAAATTATCCAAGCAAAGATTACGATCGGTCATTTTGTAAATAAAACTCCATTTGCTCTGAGTGCAAAACTTAGCAAAAATTTGGGAGCAAGTATCTATCTAAAAGAGGAAAATTTACAGCGAACCGGCGCATATAAGATAAGAGGCGCATACAATAAAATAGCTAGCCTAAGTGATGAGGAGAGAAAGCGTGGTGTCGTGGCTGCAAGTGCTGGCAACCACGCTCAAGGTGTAGCTATAAGCGCAAAAGAATTTGGCGTACACGCTTGTATCATCATGCCAGAATCAACCCCGCTTCTAAAGGTTGCTGGTACGAAAGACCTTGGTGCAGAGGTTATTTTAAAAGGTGATAATTTTGACGAGGCGTACGCTTTTGCAGTTAATTATGCCAAAGATAAGGGTATGACCTTTGTTCATCCATTTAACGACGAGTACGTCATGGCGGGGCAGGGCACTGTTGGGCTTGAGATGCTTGATGAGATAAGCGATCTTGATATAGTCATCGTCCCAGTTGGCGGCGGTGGGCTAGCTAGTGGTGTGGCTAGTTGTATAAAGCAGGTCAATCCAAAGACAAAAGTAATCTGTGTCGGCGCAAAAGGCGCTCCAGCTATGTTTAATAGCTACGGTGCTAGAAAAAGCATAAATTCAAAATCAGTCCGCACCATAGCTGATGGTATTGCTGTGCGTGATGCGAGCGAGATCACGTTAGCAAATATTATTGAGTGTGTTGATGAGTTTGTGCAGGTTGATGACGAGGAGATCGCAACTGCGATTTTGTTTTTGCTAGAGACTCAAAAGATCGTTGTAGAAGGAGCTGGTGCAGCTGGCGTGGCAGCACTTATGCATGATAAAATCAAATTTAAAAAAGGTGCAAAGATAGGCGTGGTGCTAAGTGGTGGAAATATCGACGTACAAGTACTTTCTATCATCATTGAAAAGGGTCTTATCAAGTCTCACCGCAAGATGACACTTCAAATCACACTTGTGGATAAGCCAGGAGCGCTCATGAGTCTAACAGATAGCTTAAAATCAGCAAACGCAAACATTGTGAAGATCGACTACGATCGCTTCTCGACAAGGCTTGATTATGGTGATGCAAGTATTACTATCACACTTGAGACAAAGGGTCTTGAGCATCAAGAAAAGATCAAAGAAGTGCTTACTAAAAACGGTTTTTCTTTCACTCAACTATTTTAA
- a CDS encoding S8 family serine peptidase, giving the protein MTGKGVTLGVMDSGALLSHPELSDGRISALKISGSYYKDGQKYPDTEHGNSPYLKKGSTDKNRADFGDFKKGEKFEADGNWIAGVNDSHGTHVAGTIAGSRDGKGMHGVAFGSKLIVGNTGGTDGMTYGPNQDYNFFLASYEGLAKGGARAINNSWGSNRKFYKAYEGATGFDGGNSLDIKDLDAAYKSYYPFVTKGKNFMDAAYEVAKRYSIIQVFTAGNRNGMKESYTRAMLPYFRPDAEKYWINVTGVTDGDAQYFNTAGHSKWWSIAAPGKSIKSSTVDPKNGEASYDSWDGTSMAAPHVTGALGLVMQRYSYMSNTQARDVLLTTARQVKDEFKKPADTRKISGFTAPLGVPDERWGWGALDMSKAMFGPGQLLGVFDVSLDIDDLYSNNISDVAIKYRKTEDEAEAQIWANRKAELERMANLTAEQRAELDIGNAREKAREQRASEGYEGTLIKRGLGTLKLAGTNSYTGKTIIKSGKITALNQSLKSSEVVVENGGALEIVKEMSVREIDKSRFSQKLSFKDVTRKSTNDTVKATIKTGGSYIISNNAANLNLNFEKNSIIGISEPDVDVMKRLYDDSSKAKTYAVTGNFSGYNDTILRKYAFFDLTRNYSDNKLELTLKKSKNTITSIAASDNQKRVAQLIESTASRPALLASPFRSRPAVITSDLYRHFIYATPKQASDTLKTFANNANLAQHNAFLLENILLKNAIINHEFDPFSAKAIDASGMNFWSNTMANAMKFDDVKANSLTQLFGFDGNINDTFTLGGVLGAGSEKVKEDGDDAYKTKSTSIGIYGKSQIASTKLDLGLIYTNAKRKTQNGATIVSFYSDEHVKSKEKALTAYANLALIAFNSANFSLNPYVGASYLRMKTDSTSQNVGIFRMDVDEKTRNLGVFSIGLNPSVPFSLGSTKMKFEADLAYNRLVGDTRPNIGVNIANAGYLELEGKEVRDLGTASLGVKANVYKNINLGLSYTGAFAKDVKSNSVNAKFEILF; this is encoded by the coding sequence GTGACAGGCAAAGGTGTGACGCTTGGTGTTATGGACTCTGGCGCATTACTTAGCCACCCTGAACTTAGTGACGGTAGGATAAGCGCACTAAAAATTTCTGGTAGCTACTACAAAGACGGACAAAAATATCCAGATACTGAGCACGGCAACTCTCCTTACCTAAAAAAGGGAAGCACTGATAAAAACAGAGCTGACTTTGGCGACTTTAAAAAAGGTGAAAAATTTGAAGCTGATGGCAACTGGATCGCTGGCGTAAACGACTCACACGGCACACACGTAGCTGGTACAATTGCTGGTTCAAGAGATGGAAAAGGGATGCATGGTGTAGCATTTGGCTCAAAACTTATAGTAGGAAATACTGGCGGAACCGACGGTATGACATATGGACCAAACCAAGACTACAACTTCTTTTTAGCATCTTATGAGGGACTAGCCAAAGGTGGCGCAAGAGCTATAAATAATAGCTGGGGTTCAAACCGAAAATTTTATAAAGCTTATGAGGGAGCAACTGGATTTGATGGCGGCAATAGCTTAGATATAAAAGACCTTGACGCAGCCTATAAAAGCTACTATCCATTTGTTACAAAAGGCAAAAATTTCATGGATGCCGCTTATGAAGTCGCCAAAAGATATAGCATCATTCAAGTCTTCACTGCCGGAAATAGAAACGGCATGAAAGAGTCATACACAAGAGCAATGCTTCCATATTTTCGTCCAGATGCTGAAAAATACTGGATAAACGTCACTGGAGTGACAGATGGCGATGCACAATACTTTAACACCGCAGGACACTCAAAATGGTGGAGTATCGCAGCACCTGGCAAAAGTATAAAATCAAGCACAGTTGATCCTAAAAATGGAGAGGCTAGTTACGATAGCTGGGATGGTACATCAATGGCAGCTCCACACGTCACTGGCGCACTTGGGCTTGTCATGCAAAGATATTCATATATGAGTAATACTCAAGCAAGAGATGTTCTGCTAACTACTGCAAGACAAGTCAAAGATGAGTTTAAAAAGCCAGCCGATACAAGAAAAATTTCTGGCTTTACTGCACCACTTGGCGTACCTGATGAACGCTGGGGCTGGGGAGCACTTGATATGTCAAAGGCTATGTTTGGACCAGGACAGCTGCTAGGTGTATTTGATGTAAGTCTAGACATAGACGATCTTTACTCAAATAATATAAGCGATGTAGCTATAAAATACAGGAAGACCGAAGATGAAGCAGAGGCACAAATTTGGGCTAATCGCAAAGCCGAGCTTGAGCGAATGGCAAATTTAACAGCCGAGCAAAGGGCTGAACTTGATATAGGCAATGCTAGAGAAAAAGCGAGAGAACAAAGAGCTAGTGAAGGCTATGAAGGAACTCTTATCAAAAGAGGTCTAGGCACTCTAAAACTAGCCGGAACCAACTCATACACTGGCAAGACTATAATAAAAAGTGGCAAGATCACAGCACTAAATCAATCACTAAAATCAAGCGAAGTAGTAGTTGAAAATGGTGGTGCACTTGAGATTGTTAAAGAGATGAGTGTTAGAGAGATTGATAAAAGTAGATTTTCTCAAAAGCTATCTTTTAAAGATGTAACTAGAAAAAGTACAAATGACACAGTAAAAGCTACTATAAAAACAGGCGGTAGCTATATCATCTCAAATAACGCAGCAAATTTAAATCTAAATTTTGAGAAGAACTCTATCATAGGTATAAGCGAGCCAGATGTAGATGTCATGAAAAGACTATATGATGATAGCTCAAAGGCAAAAACTTATGCCGTAACTGGAAATTTTAGTGGCTACAATGACACTATCTTAAGAAAATATGCATTTTTTGACCTTACTAGAAATTATAGTGACAACAAGCTAGAGCTAACACTTAAAAAATCAAAAAATACAATAACAAGTATAGCAGCTAGCGACAACCAAAAAAGAGTAGCACAGCTCATTGAGAGCACAGCTAGCAGACCAGCACTCCTTGCTTCACCGTTTAGAAGTAGACCAGCAGTTATTACGAGTGATCTATATAGACACTTCATCTACGCTACTCCAAAACAAGCAAGTGACACACTAAAAACATTTGCAAATAATGCAAATTTAGCTCAACATAATGCATTTTTACTAGAAAATATCTTGCTCAAAAATGCAATCATCAACCATGAATTTGATCCATTCAGTGCAAAAGCAATCGATGCGAGTGGCATGAATTTTTGGTCAAATACCATGGCTAATGCTATGAAATTTGATGATGTAAAAGCAAACTCACTCACTCAGCTTTTTGGATTTGACGGCAATATAAATGATACTTTCACACTTGGTGGCGTGCTTGGTGCTGGCAGTGAAAAAGTAAAAGAAGATGGCGATGATGCTTATAAAACAAAAAGTACAAGCATCGGCATCTACGGAAAAAGCCAGATCGCTAGCACAAAACTAGACCTCGGTCTAATATACACAAATGCAAAACGAAAAACACAAAATGGTGCCACGATCGTTAGCTTTTACTCAGATGAGCATGTAAAAAGCAAGGAAAAAGCACTTACTGCTTACGCAAATTTGGCACTAATAGCATTTAATAGTGCGAATTTCTCACTAAATCCTTATGTGGGCGCAAGCTATCTACGTATGAAAACTGATAGCACTAGCCAAAATGTAGGAATTTTCAGAATGGATGTTGATGAAAAAACTAGAAATTTAGGTGTATTTAGCATAGGTCTAAACCCTAGTGTGCCATTTAGTCTTGGTAGTACAAAGATGAAATTTGAAGCTGATCTAGCTTACAATAGACTAGTTGGCGATACAAGACCAAATATCGGCGTAAATATCGCAAATGCTGGATACTTGGAACTTGAAGGTAAAGAGGTACGCGATCTTGGCACAGCTAGCCTTGGTGTAAAAGCAAATGTTTATAAAAATATAAATTTAGGTTTATCTTACACAGGTGCTTTTGCTAAAGACGTGAAGTCAAACAGCGTAAATGCAAAATTTGAGATTTTGTTTTAA
- a CDS encoding DUF4230 domain-containing protein, which translates to MSEYINLILALLLAVLVFAFYRANKALKKAKDESQNVSVSTEISQLKSIGELSVFQVYSKEIVTKTDHAFGNFGKEYLRWLVSEKKLSMIFEFEINFIYDLTSPKLEIMQIANSSYKIKMPPCKYKFSIADMKFYDEKNGKFIPFLLPDSLNGFFGSTFTEEDKNRLIEEARSEVKKMSVRLISQLQGKIHKSARDTLEAIAKSFGANKVEFVFDDNDEQINSQLNLENIA; encoded by the coding sequence ATGAGTGAATATATAAATTTGATATTAGCCCTTTTGCTTGCGGTTCTTGTATTTGCATTTTACAGGGCAAATAAGGCTTTAAAAAAGGCTAAAGATGAGAGTCAAAATGTATCTGTAAGTACTGAAATTTCGCAGCTAAAAAGTATAGGCGAGCTATCCGTCTTTCAGGTATATAGCAAAGAGATCGTCACAAAAACCGACCATGCGTTTGGAAATTTTGGCAAAGAGTATCTAAGGTGGCTGGTAAGCGAAAAGAAGCTTTCGATGATATTTGAGTTTGAGATAAATTTTATCTATGATCTAACCAGTCCAAAGCTCGAGATCATGCAGATCGCAAACTCTAGCTACAAGATAAAAATGCCCCCATGTAAGTATAAATTCTCAATCGCCGATATGAAATTTTATGACGAGAAAAATGGCAAATTTATACCATTTTTGCTGCCTGATTCGCTAAATGGCTTTTTTGGAAGCACATTTACAGAAGAGGATAAAAACAGACTTATAGAAGAGGCTAGAAGTGAAGTAAAAAAGATGAGCGTTCGTCTTATCTCACAGCTTCAAGGTAAGATACATAAATCGGCTCGCGACACGCTTGAAGCGATCGCAAAGAGCTTTGGGGCAAACAAGGTCGAATTTGTTTTTGATGATAACGATGAGCAGATAAATTCACAGCTAAATTTAGAAAATATCGCATAA
- a CDS encoding Dyp-type peroxidase — MSFNSQEVTQTPGNNTVFQTWVLKDDKKACKEGFARLCALVINLNKTAKVRFGAGENVNCVLGIGHDAWKKLAITKSLPKELVNFKAIKGDKHEAVSTKGDLHIHIRALNAADCFDMAQSVKDVLYKFADLIDEVQGFKYHDGRAIIGFVDGTENPDGEDRDHFAKVGDEDAKFKGGSYVFVQKYFHKMQEWNATSVSEQEKVIGRSKQLDIEMSEDEKPSNSHSAAANVGDDKKVVRGNMPFTEGSKSGTYFIAYASTFSTVELMLKKMFIGEPKGNSDRLLDFSTPVTGALFFAPTIDMLSEYEG, encoded by the coding sequence ATGAGTTTTAATTCACAAGAGGTTACACAAACTCCAGGAAATAACACCGTCTTTCAAACTTGGGTTTTAAAAGATGATAAAAAGGCGTGCAAAGAGGGTTTTGCTAGGCTTTGCGCTTTGGTTATAAATTTAAACAAAACTGCAAAGGTTAGATTTGGCGCAGGTGAAAATGTAAACTGCGTCCTTGGCATCGGACACGATGCATGGAAAAAACTTGCTATAACAAAGAGCCTACCAAAAGAGCTTGTAAATTTTAAAGCGATTAAGGGCGACAAACACGAGGCCGTTAGCACAAAAGGTGATTTGCACATTCATATACGTGCGCTAAATGCGGCTGACTGCTTTGACATGGCGCAAAGTGTAAAAGATGTGCTATATAAATTTGCTGATCTTATTGACGAGGTGCAAGGCTTTAAATACCACGATGGCAGGGCGATCATAGGCTTTGTTGATGGCACTGAAAATCCTGATGGCGAGGATAGAGACCACTTTGCAAAAGTTGGCGACGAGGATGCTAAATTTAAGGGCGGAAGCTACGTTTTTGTGCAAAAATACTTTCATAAAATGCAAGAGTGGAACGCCACAAGTGTGAGTGAGCAAGAAAAGGTGATAGGCCGCTCAAAGCAGCTTGATATCGAGATGAGCGAGGATGAAAAGCCTAGCAACTCACATTCGGCTGCAGCTAATGTAGGCGACGATAAAAAGGTCGTGCGTGGCAATATGCCATTTACAGAAGGAAGCAAGAGTGGCACCTACTTTATCGCTTATGCAAGCACATTTTCGACCGTTGAACTTATGCTTAAAAAGATGTTCATAGGCGAACCAAAAGGTAACTCAGATAGACTACTTGACTTTAGCACACCTGTTACTGGTGCACTCTTTTTTGCGCCGACTATCGACATGCTAAGCGAGTACGAGGGTTAA
- a CDS encoding EamA family transporter, which translates to MPEWFIYAALSAIFAALTALFAKLGVKDIDSDFATFIRTIVVVFMLVLLLSVAKKWQPLSSLSPKNWLFLMLSGIATGLSWLMYFKAMQVGKVYQVALVDKFSVVLAIILAVIFLGERLNLKEILAICLIVSGVFLLIFK; encoded by the coding sequence ATGCCAGAGTGGTTTATCTACGCAGCCCTTTCGGCTATATTTGCTGCACTCACTGCACTCTTTGCAAAGCTTGGCGTAAAGGACATCGACAGCGATTTTGCAACATTTATAAGAACGATTGTTGTTGTTTTTATGCTTGTTTTACTTCTAAGCGTGGCTAAAAAATGGCAGCCACTAAGCTCTCTAAGCCCAAAAAACTGGCTCTTTCTCATGCTTAGTGGCATAGCTACTGGACTATCTTGGCTCATGTATTTTAAAGCGATGCAAGTAGGCAAGGTTTATCAAGTGGCTTTGGTTGATAAATTTAGCGTTGTGCTTGCTATTATTTTGGCTGTCATCTTTCTTGGCGAGAGGCTAAATTTAAAAGAAATTTTAGCCATCTGTCTTATCGTGTCTGGCGTATTTTTACTTATTTTTAAATAA
- a CDS encoding cytochrome C produces the protein MKKIIFSAIIACAAFGASVNYTDVVKDVYGDASSTKSIGRLLPTNAVEILQTSGDRAQIKVKGYQNPAVSNVVYFADGARIISVAFAKTAPFDIKVIKEGKNGKWNEVETTVFVQKDGFSTDVNAMFAKADKVYKESCGVCHALPQTTHFNANQWPSLLKSMIGRTAIEKKDEWLVVEYLQKHSSDVNLGK, from the coding sequence ATGAAAAAAATCATTTTTTCAGCCATCATAGCTTGTGCGGCATTTGGTGCTAGTGTAAACTACACAGATGTTGTAAAAGATGTTTACGGTGATGCTAGCTCAACAAAAAGTATAGGCAGACTGCTACCAACCAATGCAGTTGAAATTTTACAAACAAGCGGTGACAGAGCGCAAATTAAAGTAAAAGGCTATCAAAATCCAGCCGTTAGCAACGTAGTTTATTTTGCTGATGGTGCTAGGATCATCTCAGTGGCATTTGCTAAAACTGCACCTTTTGACATCAAAGTCATAAAAGAGGGTAAAAACGGCAAATGGAATGAGGTAGAAACAACAGTTTTTGTTCAAAAAGATGGCTTTAGCACTGACGTAAACGCGATGTTTGCAAAAGCTGATAAGGTGTATAAAGAGAGCTGTGGTGTTTGCCATGCGTTGCCTCAAACTACGCACTTTAACGCAAACCAGTGGCCGTCACTTCTAAAATCAATGATCGGCAGAACCGCAATAGAGAAAAAAGACGAGTGGTTGGTTGTTGAATACCTTCAAAAACACTCATCTGACGTAAACCTAGGTAAATAA